The window TGGAAGTCGACTGAATCAAGTTAATCCACAATCAGCTCTAGCATCCTCATAGCACATCCATTGACCTGTCAATCCGCCTCCACGCTCTGAAATTGAACTTGTTGAATGGATATCAAAATGCAAATAGACTGTTCAAGGCTCACACGTCTTTGGTGTACGCATCTAATCTTTaaggtaaaaaataataatattaacattaACAATAATAATAGTCATAAAAATAGCTATTTTGTTGTGTGCTGTAGAAATTCTTGTATAGCTCACGTTAAGTGCAGCTTTTGAGACCCTGCCCTCCCCCCTTGCCCCATGAAAATACTTGTTAAATAAGAATTAGAACAggtcaaacaccattgtagtgcaAATAGTAAACGatcaaaacatttgttttctttacaaaatatAGAAATGCTTGGCTCCAGTTGCTGGGCAAAACATATTCCTTTCAAGTATCACTCTTCAAAGAAAATCACAATTAAACATCTCACTTCCAATAaaaaaaatgtctttctttttctcAGGTAAACAGTTTCAAACCAGATAGGTTGCATAGTTCTAAGATCTTTAagcaccttagtgaaatgtaactTTGTATTATTTCGCTTGCTTTTTTTGTTTCCAAAAGTAGTGCAGAAGAGGAGTCATGAATAcctgcacaaaaatactatttaccAAAATATACTatctatagatatatttatatttctatatctgtacatgtatacatatataaatgtatacgTACAtacactaatgaaaatgtatatatatatgtatatacctctatatgtatgtgtatatatatatatatatgtatatatatatatatgtatccatatatatacatactagtgcgtgtgtgtgtgtgtgcatatatatatatatatacatatatatatatacatatatatatacatatatatagatatatatagatagatatacctaTATATCAATATACATAAAGAGATTGAGTGCACATACATACAGATATAGACATGTTGTTTCTGTAAATTGGAATGTTCAACTGACTAGCAACCGGAGAATTCTGTAGTTATCTGGACAACATCCAATATTGTTGCAGGTGTGGCAAGATTTTATCCTTCTTcctttgtcttttgttttgtcttGTGACCTCTTTGAAGTCAAAATTGTTTTCTCAAAGTTATTTGCACTTTGCTTTATTCATGTTTTGTCATTGTCTATGAACAGCTACATTCTTCCACAACCATGTTCTGAATGTCCTTTTTGATGATATTTTGCCCATCGTCATAGTAAAGCATAGACATGGCCCTCAGCTTTGTGGGGACACAGCAAGACTTGATACTGGTGAAAGGGCTGTAGCCCTTCATGCGGTACTGATTAATTACAGCGGCATGAAAAGAGGGTCCAGATCCTGAGATCCCTGTGATGTGCATGGGGCAATCCCCCTCGCAGTAATTGGCAGTGTAACCAGGAGGTGCAATGATCCAGTCAGACCACCCAATGTCCTTGAAGCTCACGTAGAACTGCTTTTTGCAACAAATGCTAACCTTGCCATCACACTCCAAACCGCGTTTCCTCCTTCTGTGAGGGTGTTCTTCTGATTGTCTGGCCATGATCATTAAAAAAGGCCTGTGTGACTGTTCCCTCTCTTCATCCCCTGCACCACCATTTGTTTCCTTCActtcctcctccttctttttcttcttcccaaGTAGTGTTGGTGTAGCACCGGTCTCTTGGCACTGATCACATGCTATCCGGATGTCTAGCGATGTTTTGCCTTGATCTAGCAGGTGCTGTATGCTTTTAGCAATATTAAAAGTGTGCCAACCACTCCtcttggtgtccagtggtttttctGCAATCAGAACctccttcttgtctctttcttGTCTGCGCTCCTCATCTTGTCCACGCTGTTGCTGCTGGTATAGACGAATCGTCAGCTTGGTCCTGCTGCGGTTTGACTTGTTGAGTTTGAGGAAGAGCCAGAACTCTGCCTGTTCAACCAGAGACAGATCACTACCTTCCTTCGAAATCTCAAAATGTAGCACTTTCTTGGATGGTCCTGTGATTGaagcaaaataaagaagaaaacactGAAGTTAAACTTTTAACAACTTTGGAAATCTTTTAGAAggacaaaaagaaaacatttttctttcatttaatatTATACACAGTGCGCCAATGTGCCCACCTCTAAAAGGACCTTGATGATAAGAATGCCATTGCTAAACGTTTGTGCATGTCAATGGCCTATTATCCTTCTACAAACAAGTTATGAAAACCCTAATTACCATGCTTTATTACTAGAGAAATATAGCATGCTGGATACAATCACAAAGCCACTTTCGAATTCAAAAAAAGAtgtctttgcttgtattgttttaaTATGGGAAATACCAGGAAGATATCCTGCTGGGCTCTGTGGATTTCTAAAGAGACATTTTGTTGGATAGCACCACACTCCACTCAGACAAGCTCTGGAAAACTGCTTTAATGAAAACAACAGGGATAAACCActaactggaacaataccttggaatgTATATGCCTGTTACACCACTACTAAGCTCAGACTTTCTTTGTTTGATCGTTTATGACTCTCATGTATTTCCAGCTAGACTGGTACAGCTAACAGTCCATGGTGTAGGGATTTGTTGAAATCccttccaaaatgtattttttttatgaagACAGCACTGAGAAGTTGCCATAACATGTCCGGTGGCAACCGTGGTAAATATTTCCAGAGCCTATCTCATCTGTGTTGAGCAAATACGCCCGTATGCACAAATTCAGATAGATAACTCATGCGCAGGCACGCAAAAGCAGATCACACCGAAACCCCGTTGAAAATCGTGGAAAAATATGGCAAAGCACAGACAATAATGGTTGACCACATGGAAACCACAATCATGGCCTCCTTGAAACGCTGCCAACCCCTGCAAAGAGGAGGGCGTGAAGGCCGTATTTTGAGATAGGGCTTTGGGCTTAAACGCAGGGAGCTATGACCTAATAAGTTAAATGTATAATAAATACAGCATCGCACAAGTGATGCCGACAAAGTTGCTTTTAGCAAGGGCGACATCTTTGTGTGGCCACGCGTTGAGGAAACAACACAAAACTGCACATCATTCCTCAAAACCTAGGTGGCCTTAACTCGCTTTAACGCGACGAGTGCACTGTCTCAGTCTTTGCTATCGGCCCGAAGGGAACAGAGCAACATTGTAAATGCTCCTGGTAATCGAAAGGCACGCATCGTAACATCTTAGCCGTTATTTCAAGGTTTCCATGCATTCTGGACGACATATATTGTTTTGCCTCTCTTTCGTGCTGTAATGGAATGACATACGGCCATTCTACTCCTATTTTAACACGCATCCATTTTAATTATAGCACCGTGTTGGGAATATGCTGATGAATGACACCGCGCCAGAGAGCGGCTTATTAAAGGATGCTCTGGGCTGCAAATAAACGTGTTGGCATGAGGGGAGCAATCGTGAGCCTGGAGATGAGGGGGAGTCCTCTGATACAGGCTTCATGTTCCTGGCAGAAGCAGAAATGAGTAATGTGCTCTGTTGGGTGACGTGATCACGAGAACGCAAATGTGGAGATATTATATAAAGTGCTACTTTGTTGGAATGGATTTTCGTTGAAAAAAGAGAGGCGCCGTGGGCTTCGTTATAAAGTTGAAATATCTTCCTAAAAATTAAGCTCGTCGTTTTAACTTTTCTTTTAAGGTTATTGGTGTTTTGGGGAGAAAAATATCAGGCATTGAGAGTGTGTAGGTTTGGATCAGGAACCCAAAAGCAGCTATCAAAAAGTGTGCAATAATTGCCTACAATGCACCGAGAGAACGGAATGTTTGGAGGTGATCTTCACAACCCTATTTGAATAAAAATGTAGCACAATTTGCATCAGGTCTTAATGAAGAGAGCCGGCACCTGCGAGGCATGCTGTTAGCaatgctttaaaatatacatagcgCTAGCTTTGGTTCCACCCAGGGAGGTACTTCTCTCACAGCTTTTGGTGTTGGCACTTGGTGTACGATTCTGCTTCTTATGGAGTGCTTTCATTGCAGTATATGAGAGATTATTTTACATATCAAAAGGACCCTGAATCATTACATAGTAAACTATGTATCTAATAGATGCACtgtacacagatttttttttttttaaaatattttttttcaatcgCAGcagattaaacaaatatatatattagccGGACTCAAAACTCAAGTGAGGTGAACAGTCGTCTCCAATACCTGCAACTTCAGAATCCGTCATCAAATCCATGAGTGGTGTTCTTCTACAGCAGAAAACCTGACccacaccaccatagccatgtgGGGAATATATCACCTAGAACGTGATCCAGGGAGTGTGTCAGCTGGGAGATGATACTGAAAACCATGCAAGAGTTGCAGTAATGGGCCGTAACTACTTTGAGAGACGGGTCAATATGCACTGCAGGCCGAAGCATCCCATGCAAAGAAAGCGACAGGGAAAAGGCAGACCAGAATGTGAAATAAAAAGACAATTGTTGGTGAACATCAATCCCGTCAGATCTGAGGATGTGAAGGTCACTTGAAAGGTGATATCTGCGTCAGCCGGGCTGCTGTTCCAACTGCACGATGGATGAGTTTTTGGTGAGTGTCGAACTCCACAAGCTCTCTATTGTCTGCCCTCCCGTCAGCAGAGCCTTGCTCTCCAGCCATTAAGCTCCCTTGTGTGTCATGGATAGCTTGACAGGTCGCAGGTATCTTCTAATTTAGAGTAGCCAGAGGGCTCGGGCTTATgttttgtgttttgggggaaagCGAGAGTGTGAAAGCGTATATTTCGAGAGCCATTGTTTAAAAAGGCACATTGCTCCTCTGATCTGTTCACACAGTACACTATTGCTGGCCATCTTAGTACTGAGTCCGAATGATGAAACCAGGTTCCTGGGAAATGAATACGTGTAAAtaattccatgtctgtttttccgCTGTTGGAAAGTTTGAACTAAGAAGAATATAAACAGAGAGATGGGCCTAGCCAGACACAAGGCTTGCATATTAATTAAGAAAAGCCGAATTTGGTGGATAACATCTTTTTGTCATGTTGTCTTGAAAGGGACTGATAATGGAACAATGCTAGTGACCACACTGCTTTGTACAACATGGTAGCTGGTTTTATCCTGCAATTATTGTGTACATCATTCTCTGCATCGGACAAGCTGCATACTATATTCACGTACATGTAGCGCAATAGGCTTTCTCAAGGTTTGCTAGGGTGTACTGCAGCGCAAAGCTGGAAGGTGTGCGGTTTTATGGTTAAACTGTTAGTTGAGATTCCTCATCTCACTCTGCTTATTTTCCTATTTGTCCGAAATGTTTGCAGATTATGCAGAGAGTGCTAAATACCAGCCTATTGTACAATCTAAGAATTCAGCTACCCTGGGCTTTTCCTTCAAAATCTAAACTCTAAGTAGTTGGTGGTCGATTGTtatctctgcatcccccacatgCAGCCCAATTGTTCACTACCACCTCCGGTAATAATGTGGAAAGCCACTTCCTCTGAGTCTCCAAAGGACATCTCTTGGCCTGTAGTGGGCTGTCGGACACATGCTGTTAGCCTCTGTCCTGCGGAGTTCTCATACTGTCTGTGGCACTTTCAGAAATTGCTAATGATGTTCAAAACTCAACTTTATACTTAAGGCACCATGCAAGCTGGGGCCATTGAATTTATTCAGTAAAACTCAGTTCTGCTTCCAAGCCAAAAAATTCAGTTATTAGACTACTGAAAAGTATAGTTACTTTAAAGTATGCCCAAATAGTTGTCTGAATTTGGGAATTTCACACTTCACATAAAGTCGGAATATCTCCAAATTTTATACATGGTGTCATAGTTAACTGTGCCCATCAGTGTTCCCGATGACACACCCAACAGGAATTGTACATCAGGAGGCAAGAGTTGTGTTTTACCACTATCATATAAGTGGCACTGGAAAACACAATAGTCACTGCTTGGAAGTGTCATAACCCCTCCTTCCTTTCCTCTTCCCAGAAGTGAAGTCCAACCCTGGAACTTCCAGCAACAAGGGAAGGAGCTTGCGCGTGGTGATAGCATCTAAAACATAATACAGAGAAAGAtggcagctgagaggcgggagcaCCTACACTGAGCCAGCGAACCTGAACCACATTGAGGATTCTCCTACCATCCACCATCCTTTTGAGGAGATAGTGGAGAGGTTCTTTATCCACAATGGAGCGCTGCCATTCGTGGTGCCCCACGGAGACCCAAACAACAGCTTTGGCTGGACTAATCCGCCTGCAGACATCAGTTAGGATGGCTGAAGACCACTGCCTTAACTGACCCTGGGTGGCAGGAGGCGAACCTTGACTTTTGAGAAGATTAATTTATTTGGAAGTGAAAGCCTGGGACTCCAGCGGCCAAGATGAAGTGGGCCTCAGGTGGCAGGTTGGTGGTGTGTTAGACTTGGTGACAGGTGGCGTCAGTGATGGCCTTTCTACCTTCCTGGTGGTGCTATCTTTTGGGCTGCTTGAGTCCCAGTGACAAGAGGGCAGCCCCACGGTGGGATGCATGCTGCCATCCTGCTTTCCATGCATCACTCTCTTGTCTTCACATAGAGGCCGCTCTGTAGAGGACTGATCACCCTGACGATAACTGGAGTGTTAACCCTTTGCAACCAAAACAACTCAATCTTGGTATGAGAATGGAGGTCACACTGGAGGTAAACATGGTGAAAAACGTATTTCTTTACTTTGAT of the Pleurodeles waltl isolate 20211129_DDA chromosome 2_1, aPleWal1.hap1.20221129, whole genome shotgun sequence genome contains:
- the INHBA gene encoding inhibin beta A chain, whose translation is MLRLLRGLLLGLCWIATRASPTPGTEGQGSVTDCPSCALGRLEQAAPASQADMVEAVKKHILSMLHMRSRPNITQPVPKAALLNAIKKLHVGKVGQDGYVEIEDDVGRRAERSELLEQTSEIITFAEAGPSKKVLHFEISKEGSDLSLVEQAEFWLFLKLNKSNRSRTKLTIRLYQQQQRGQDEERRQERDKKEVLIAEKPLDTKRSGWHTFNIAKSIQHLLDQGKTSLDIRIACDQCQETGATPTLLGKKKKKEEEVKETNGGAGDEEREQSHRPFLMIMARQSEEHPHRRRKRGLECDGKVSICCKKQFYVSFKDIGWSDWIIAPPGYTANYCEGDCPMHITGISGSGPSFHAAVINQYRMKGYSPFTSIKSCCVPTKLRAMSMLYYDDGQNIIKKDIQNMVVEECSCS